The following are from one region of the Blastocatellia bacterium genome:
- a CDS encoding UbiX family flavin prenyltransferase, which translates to MKSITVGISGASGVIYAQRLMMQLEASPEVRQINLVISGPARRVMADELDIQATADTEQMIAQLTGRPSAKTVFFHAGDIGAAIASGSYPVDAMAIIPCSASTLGVLASGAARNLLHRAADVCLKEGRRLVIVPRETPLSTIHLENMLRLRQAGAMIVPAMPAFYHRPADINAMADHFVYRVMDHLGVAHSEETVWRGDLRVTSDR; encoded by the coding sequence GTGAAAAGCATAACCGTAGGAATCAGCGGCGCGAGCGGCGTCATCTACGCGCAGCGGTTGATGATGCAGCTCGAAGCCAGCCCCGAAGTGCGGCAGATCAATCTAGTCATCAGCGGCCCGGCGCGGCGCGTGATGGCCGACGAATTGGACATTCAGGCGACCGCCGACACCGAGCAGATGATTGCTCAGTTGACGGGCCGCCCGTCTGCGAAAACCGTCTTCTTTCACGCGGGCGACATCGGCGCGGCCATCGCTTCGGGATCATACCCGGTGGACGCGATGGCGATTATTCCTTGCTCGGCTTCAACGCTCGGCGTGCTGGCGTCGGGCGCGGCGCGCAACCTGCTGCACCGCGCCGCCGATGTCTGTTTGAAAGAAGGCCGCCGCCTGGTCATCGTGCCGCGCGAGACGCCGCTTTCGACCATTCACCTTGAGAATATGCTGCGGCTGCGGCAGGCGGGCGCGATGATCGTGCCGGCGATGCCGGCGTTTTATCACCGACCGGCGGACATCAACGCGATGGCCGACCATTTTGTTTACCGGGTGATGGATCACCTCGGCGTCGCGCACTCGGAAGAGACCGTCTGGCGCGGCGACTTAAGGGTGACAAGTGACAGGTGA
- a CDS encoding glycosyltransferase family 2 protein — MKEYRLTPVREADGARPELSVFLPVYNEAENLPPLHDRLTQALAELGRSYEILYIDDGSTDASLARLREIALLDERVRVIALRRNYGQTAAMSAGIDYARGDILIPMDADLQNDPADIGRLLTRLDEGYDVVSGWRKDRKDRWLTRRLPSHLANRLVSRIAGITLHDYGCSLKAYRREALTDVKLYGEMHRFIPVYAAWAGARVTEIPVTHHARRAGESKYGLSRTGKVLFDLITIKFMSSYLTKPLYLFGWAGAICLIVSFISFAFALYFRLVENVHLNRMPLATLAMIMFGMGVQFIFMGLLAEMIVRTYHESQNKPTYLIRERINIPDDAKGEQQR; from the coding sequence ATGAAGGAATACCGCCTAACACCGGTACGCGAAGCCGACGGCGCGAGGCCGGAGCTGTCCGTCTTTCTGCCGGTCTACAACGAAGCCGAGAACCTGCCGCCGCTGCATGACAGGCTCACCCAGGCGCTCGCCGAGCTGGGCCGCAGTTACGAGATTCTCTACATCGATGACGGCTCGACCGACGCGAGCCTGGCGCGGCTGCGCGAGATCGCCTTGCTCGACGAGCGCGTGCGGGTCATCGCCTTGCGCCGCAATTATGGCCAGACGGCGGCCATGAGCGCCGGCATCGATTACGCGCGCGGCGACATCCTGATTCCGATGGACGCGGATCTGCAAAATGACCCGGCCGATATTGGCCGGCTGCTGACGCGCCTCGACGAAGGCTACGACGTGGTGTCGGGGTGGCGCAAAGACCGCAAAGACCGCTGGCTGACCCGGCGGCTGCCTTCGCATCTGGCCAACCGTCTGGTGTCGCGCATCGCCGGCATCACCTTGCATGACTATGGCTGCTCGCTGAAAGCCTACCGGCGCGAGGCGCTCACGGATGTCAAGCTTTACGGCGAGATGCACCGCTTCATCCCGGTTTACGCCGCCTGGGCCGGGGCGCGTGTCACAGAGATTCCGGTCACTCATCATGCGCGCCGGGCCGGCGAGTCGAAGTACGGGCTGTCGCGCACCGGCAAAGTGCTGTTCGACCTGATCACCATCAAGTTCATGTCGAGTTACCTGACCAAGCCGCTCTACCTGTTCGGCTGGGCCGGGGCGATCTGTCTGATTGTCAGTTTTATCTCATTCGCTTTTGCGCTCTACTTCCGCCTTGTCGAGAATGTCCATCTGAACCGCATGCCGCTGGCGACACTGGCCATGATCATGTTCGGCATGGGCGTGCAGTTCATCTTCATGGGCCTGCTGGCGGAGATGATCGTCCGTACATACCACGAATCGCAGAACAAGCCGACCTACCTGATCCGCGAACGCATCAACATTCCCGACGACGCCAAAGGGGAGCAGCAGCGGTGA
- a CDS encoding DHH family phosphoesterase, whose translation MSRERKPLADVSAKSDVRPMSKAAELAALLEPHRGERHAIVMQDYPDPDAISSAWAHKMIAARYSIDCDIVYEGRISHQENLALVQLADIELLRYSEGDDLGVYQGTVFVDNQGTTSALTDRFAAAGVKPLVLVDHHERQDRIESEFTDIRKIGATATIYTQYIREGLLELNKSDMQHVRLATALMHGIRSETLGLIRAREEELEAASFLSRFADFSLLENILSVKRSKQVMDVIRQALENREMRDSYSISGVGFLRMEDRDSIPQAADFLLTEENVHTAIVYGIIVKGDREMVVGSMRTTKVTLNPDEFLKEALGATETGRYYGGGRRGAGGFEIPIGFLAAIKDDELVRMKWRLYDELIKRKLLAKIGVPTTSRTEMSRDTGSLTSTSLRVEEV comes from the coding sequence ATGTCGAGAGAGCGAAAACCCCTGGCCGACGTCAGCGCCAAAAGCGACGTGCGGCCCATGAGCAAGGCGGCGGAACTGGCAGCCTTGCTAGAGCCTCACCGTGGCGAACGCCATGCCATCGTCATGCAGGATTACCCTGATCCCGATGCCATCTCGTCGGCCTGGGCGCACAAGATGATCGCCGCCCGCTATAGCATCGATTGCGACATCGTCTACGAAGGGCGCATCAGCCACCAGGAGAACCTCGCGCTCGTGCAACTGGCCGACATCGAGCTGCTGCGCTACAGCGAAGGCGACGACCTCGGCGTTTACCAGGGGACGGTTTTTGTTGATAACCAGGGGACGACCTCGGCGCTGACCGACCGCTTCGCGGCCGCAGGGGTCAAGCCGCTGGTGCTCGTCGATCATCACGAGCGCCAGGATCGCATCGAGTCCGAGTTCACCGATATTCGCAAGATCGGCGCCACCGCCACCATCTACACACAGTACATCCGCGAAGGGTTGTTGGAGCTGAACAAGAGCGATATGCAGCACGTTCGGCTGGCGACGGCGCTGATGCATGGCATTCGCAGCGAGACGCTGGGGCTGATCCGCGCCCGCGAAGAAGAGCTTGAGGCGGCGTCCTTCCTGTCGCGCTTCGCCGACTTTTCGCTGCTCGAAAATATCCTCTCGGTCAAACGCTCGAAGCAGGTGATGGACGTCATCCGCCAGGCGCTCGAAAACCGCGAGATGCGCGACAGCTATTCAATCTCCGGCGTCGGCTTCCTGCGCATGGAAGACCGCGACTCGATCCCGCAGGCGGCGGATTTTCTGCTCACGGAAGAGAACGTCCACACGGCCATCGTCTATGGCATCATCGTTAAAGGCGACCGCGAGATGGTCGTCGGCTCGATGCGCACCACCAAAGTGACTTTGAACCCGGACGAGTTTTTGAAAGAGGCGCTCGGCGCGACCGAAACCGGCCGCTACTATGGCGGCGGGCGGCGCGGCGCCGGCGGCTTCGAGATACCGATAGGCTTTCTTGCGGCGATTAAGGATGACGAGCTGGTGCGCATGAAATGGCGGCTGTATGACGAGCTGATTAAGCGTAAGCTGTTGGCCAAGATCGGCGTGCCGACGACATCGCGCACCGAGATGTCACGCGACACCGGGTCGCTGACAAGCACCTCTCTACGCGTCGAAGAAGTCTGA
- a CDS encoding UbiA-like polyprenyltransferase: MSNAPATKMPFGERLRVTLEMIKIEHTLFALPFAFLGATLAAREAAMQPASFWIAKLVWITLAMVGARSAAMTFNRIADRRIDAANPRTATRALPAGLLDVRFAWAFTVAASLLFIVAASQLNRLALLLSPVALGSVFLYSYTKRFTSLSHLVLGWCLAIAPSGAWIAIKGELNWLPVLLSLAVMLWTAGFDVLYACQDYEFDRRSGLHSIPQRFGIHRALWIARTIHALMFATLVVFFAAAHLGWLGLAGVLLTGALLVYQHSIVRADDLSRLNAAFFTTNAFVSVILFVTIAGDIFLLK; encoded by the coding sequence ATGTCGAACGCTCCTGCTACAAAGATGCCATTCGGTGAGCGGCTTCGCGTGACGCTCGAAATGATCAAGATCGAGCACACGCTATTCGCCTTGCCGTTCGCCTTTCTCGGCGCGACGCTGGCCGCCCGCGAAGCCGCCATGCAGCCGGCGAGTTTTTGGATTGCGAAGCTCGTTTGGATCACCCTGGCAATGGTCGGCGCGCGCTCGGCGGCGATGACCTTTAATCGCATTGCCGACCGTCGGATCGATGCCGCCAACCCGCGCACCGCGACGCGCGCTTTGCCCGCGGGCTTGCTCGACGTGCGCTTCGCGTGGGCCTTCACGGTCGCCGCGTCGCTGCTCTTTATCGTGGCCGCCTCGCAGCTCAACCGCCTGGCGCTGTTGCTGTCGCCGGTGGCGCTGGGGTCGGTCTTTCTTTACTCCTACACCAAGCGCTTCACGTCGCTGTCGCATCTCGTGCTGGGCTGGTGCCTGGCCATCGCGCCATCGGGCGCGTGGATCGCGATCAAAGGCGAATTGAACTGGCTGCCGGTGCTGCTGTCGCTGGCGGTGATGCTGTGGACTGCCGGCTTCGACGTGCTGTACGCCTGCCAGGATTACGAGTTTGATCGGCGCAGCGGCCTGCATTCGATCCCGCAGCGCTTCGGCATCCATCGGGCGTTATGGATCGCCCGCACGATTCACGCGCTGATGTTTGCGACGCTGGTTGTTTTTTTTGCGGCGGCGCATCTCGGCTGGCTGGGGCTTGCGGGTGTGCTGCTGACCGGAGCCCTGCTGGTTTACCAGCACAGCATCGTGCGTGCCGATGACCTGTCTCGGTTGAACGCGGCGTTCTTTACGACCAACGCATTCGTCAGCGTGATCCTCTTCGTCACCATCGCCGGCGACATCTTTCTGCTCAAATGA
- a CDS encoding RsbRD N-terminal domain-containing protein, which translates to MAYSDLADWLSARNEAITAMWAEAVRQEPRIQSDAELSDAGLRDHIPAVIAEICDLLRVKEQPGIINTREARVHAYVRFRQGYRARELVRELSLLRITLLDQIGSLLMSGGLGISIESHLAVARLIGLYIDEELSYAVSVYAEVMKEKITADASSAQEKN; encoded by the coding sequence ATGGCTTACTCAGACTTAGCCGATTGGCTTTCGGCGCGCAATGAAGCGATTACCGCCATGTGGGCCGAGGCCGTGCGCCAGGAGCCGCGCATCCAATCCGACGCCGAGTTGTCGGACGCCGGGCTGCGTGATCACATCCCCGCAGTCATCGCCGAAATCTGCGACCTGCTGCGCGTCAAAGAGCAACCCGGTATCATCAACACCCGTGAAGCCCGCGTCCACGCTTACGTGCGCTTCCGCCAGGGCTACCGCGCCCGCGAGCTGGTGCGCGAGCTGTCGCTGCTGCGCATCACGCTGCTCGACCAGATCGGCAGCTTGCTGATGAGCGGCGGGCTCGGCATCAGCATCGAAAGCCACCTCGCCGTGGCCCGGCTGATCGGTCTCTACATTGACGAAGAGTTGAGCTATGCCGTGTCGGTCTACGCCGAAGTGATGAAAGAAAAGATCACCGCCGACGCGTCGAGCGCCCAGGAGAAGAACTGA
- a CDS encoding WecB/TagA/CpsF family glycosyltransferase yields the protein MSAERVNVAGVEVDNLSEGEAVAAIARRVEAGGAHYLCVINAAKAVAASRDVRLRAALGKAALVTADGMSVVWAARWLGSPLKARVTGIDLFERLVGEAAARGWSVYFFGARDESVRGVVERFSREHAGLRVAGWRNGYFEPSEAAAIAEGIRRSKADLLFVAMGSPAQEYWIAEQLERTGVRFAMGVGGSFDHLSGRKPRAPRWMQRAGLEWLYRLGREPRRLWRRYLVGNLQFIRLIVGQRRAQRRP from the coding sequence GTGAGCGCCGAGCGCGTCAACGTCGCGGGCGTCGAGGTGGATAACTTAAGCGAAGGCGAGGCAGTCGCCGCCATTGCGCGGCGGGTCGAAGCCGGCGGCGCGCATTATCTTTGTGTGATTAATGCCGCAAAAGCCGTCGCCGCCAGCCGCGATGTCCGCTTGCGCGCGGCGCTCGGCAAAGCGGCGCTCGTAACCGCCGACGGCATGTCTGTGGTGTGGGCGGCGCGCTGGCTCGGCAGCCCTTTGAAGGCGCGCGTCACCGGCATCGATCTGTTCGAGCGTCTGGTAGGGGAAGCGGCGGCGCGCGGCTGGTCGGTCTATTTCTTCGGGGCTCGCGACGAGTCTGTGCGGGGCGTCGTCGAGCGCTTCAGCCGCGAGCATGCCGGGCTGCGCGTCGCCGGCTGGCGCAACGGCTACTTCGAGCCATCGGAAGCTGCCGCCATTGCCGAAGGCATTCGCCGCAGCAAGGCCGATCTGTTGTTTGTGGCCATGGGCTCGCCGGCGCAGGAGTATTGGATCGCCGAGCAGCTTGAGCGTACAGGGGTGCGTTTTGCGATGGGCGTCGGCGGCAGCTTCGACCACCTGAGCGGGCGCAAGCCGCGCGCCCCGCGCTGGATGCAGCGCGCCGGGCTGGAATGGCTCTACCGTTTGGGGCGCGAGCCGCGCCGTCTGTGGCGGCGCTATCTGGTTGGCAACTTACAGTTTATTCGCCTGATTGTCGGGCAGCGCCGCGCCCAGCGACGGCCTTGA
- a CDS encoding class I SAM-dependent methyltransferase — MAQDLKTRVHDFWQANPCGSKFADAEIGSREFFDAVERHRYRTESHIPAVIDFPRWRDRDVIEVGCGLGTDAINFARHGARYTGVDLTEASIALVEKRFALEGLSARLRVADAEALPFADESFDLFYSHGVLHHTPDTQRAIDEAHRVLRPGGTAMVMLYHRSSYNYRVNIMTLRRLGVRLLGFDWGPRLVRRLTGEDETRLLELQQAYRRDPRRLLAPEEFLNQNTDGAGNPLARVYTRREAARMFARFREARTEVHFLNKRWIPLVGRFLPQTVELRLASRWGWHLWIIARK, encoded by the coding sequence ATGGCTCAAGACCTCAAAACCCGCGTTCATGATTTCTGGCAGGCGAACCCTTGCGGCTCCAAGTTCGCCGATGCCGAGATCGGCTCGCGCGAATTCTTCGACGCCGTCGAGCGGCACCGTTACCGCACCGAATCGCACATTCCCGCGGTGATAGACTTCCCGCGCTGGCGCGACCGCGATGTCATCGAAGTCGGCTGTGGGCTGGGCACCGACGCCATCAACTTCGCCCGCCACGGCGCGCGCTATACCGGCGTTGATCTGACGGAAGCCTCCATCGCGTTGGTTGAAAAACGCTTCGCGCTCGAAGGCCTGTCCGCCCGCTTGCGGGTTGCCGACGCCGAAGCGCTGCCGTTTGCCGACGAGAGCTTTGACCTGTTTTATTCGCACGGCGTCCTGCATCACACGCCCGACACCCAGCGCGCCATTGACGAAGCGCATCGCGTGCTCAGGCCCGGCGGCACGGCGATGGTGATGCTCTACCACCGCAGCTCTTATAACTATCGCGTCAACATCATGACGCTCAGGCGGCTGGGGGTGCGCCTGCTCGGGTTTGATTGGGGGCCGCGCCTCGTTCGCCGTTTGACCGGCGAAGACGAAACGCGGCTCTTAGAGCTTCAGCAAGCTTACAGGCGCGACCCGCGACGGTTGCTTGCGCCCGAGGAGTTCTTGAATCAGAACACCGATGGCGCCGGCAATCCGCTGGCGCGCGTCTACACGCGCCGCGAAGCCGCGCGCATGTTTGCGCGCTTCCGCGAGGCGCGCACCGAAGTCCATTTCTTAAATAAGCGATGGATTCCGCTCGTCGGTCGCTTCCTGCCGCAGACGGTCGAGCTTAGGCTAGCAAGCCGTTGGGGCTGGCACCTCTGGATCATCGCGAGGAAGTAG
- a CDS encoding response regulator → MNDKEISILLVDDDVDTTKMLGQLLGLTLARQHHCYTAASVDEAFKLLDASFFHLVITDINMPGTTGIALCQRIYESHPTTVVIMMSAMTDINYAIEAMRAGAFDYLVKPIHAAPLTAAIERALGYQETLMKRHYCEQSLEEEVRDLFALNARVRSSRNQQAAGETLRTDAAGRKG, encoded by the coding sequence GTGAACGACAAAGAAATCAGTATTCTCCTCGTTGATGATGATGTCGACACGACGAAGATGCTGGGTCAGCTTTTAGGGCTGACGCTGGCGCGACAGCACCATTGTTATACCGCCGCCAGCGTCGATGAAGCCTTCAAGCTGCTCGACGCCAGTTTCTTTCACCTCGTCATTACAGACATCAATATGCCCGGGACGACAGGGATCGCGCTGTGTCAGCGAATCTATGAGTCCCATCCGACCACCGTGGTCATCATGATGTCGGCGATGACCGACATCAATTACGCCATCGAGGCGATGCGCGCCGGCGCATTCGATTACCTGGTCAAGCCGATTCACGCCGCGCCACTGACAGCGGCCATCGAGCGCGCGCTCGGCTATCAAGAAACTTTGATGAAGCGGCATTACTGCGAGCAGTCGCTCGAAGAAGAGGTGCGCGACCTGTTCGCGCTCAACGCGCGGGTGCGCAGCTCGCGCAACCAGCAAGCTGCCGGCGAAACGCTGCGCACCGACGCCGCGGGCCGCAAAGGATAA
- a CDS encoding YMGG-like glycine zipper-containing protein, whose product MIRVVQKRNVLALLLAVIFMVLTIAPISSAQRHHRYYRRGPSKTKHIAVGTAIGAVGGALLGGKKGALIGAGAGAGGGYLVYRHKKHHRRY is encoded by the coding sequence ATGATACGTGTTGTTCAAAAACGAAACGTCCTGGCGCTACTGCTGGCAGTCATCTTTATGGTACTGACGATTGCGCCAATCAGCTCGGCGCAACGGCATCACCGCTATTATCGTCGCGGCCCGAGCAAGACCAAGCACATCGCTGTCGGCACGGCGATTGGCGCAGTCGGCGGCGCATTGCTCGGCGGCAAAAAAGGCGCGCTGATCGGCGCGGGTGCCGGCGCGGGTGGCGGCTATCTGGTCTATCGCCACAAGAAGCACCACCGCCGGTACTAG
- a CDS encoding GDP-mannose 4,6-dehydratase — translation MKNILITGGAGFIGSHLVDYLMSEAAGVALGLRQGPRITVVDNFDDFYDPALKRANVESHRGRDNFELVAADITDARAMNELFAQRQFDAVVHLAARAGVRPSLADPLAYEATNVRGTYALLEAARRGGVRQFVFGSSSSVYGINARVPFCEDDAISRPISPYAATKIAGEAACHVYSHLYGMRAVCLRFFTVYGARQRPDLAIHKFARLIEAGRPIPLYGDGTTERDYTYIDDIIAGVVAALGYEASAYEVINLGESATVELRRLVKLLEQAMGKRALIEPQPAQPGDVPRTCANIEKARRLLGYNPQTPIETGVEKFIAWFRAERREP, via the coding sequence ATGAAAAACATTCTCATCACCGGCGGCGCGGGATTCATCGGCAGCCACCTCGTTGATTACTTGATGAGCGAGGCGGCGGGCGTGGCGCTCGGCTTGCGCCAGGGGCCGCGCATCACGGTGGTTGATAACTTCGACGATTTTTATGATCCGGCGCTGAAACGCGCCAACGTCGAGTCGCACCGCGGACGCGACAACTTCGAGCTGGTCGCCGCCGATATTACGGATGCCCGCGCGATGAATGAGTTATTCGCGCAGCGGCAGTTTGACGCCGTCGTGCATCTGGCGGCGCGCGCTGGTGTCCGCCCATCGCTCGCCGACCCGCTGGCTTACGAAGCGACCAACGTGCGCGGCACCTACGCGCTGTTGGAAGCGGCGCGGCGCGGCGGCGTGCGACAATTCGTCTTCGGCTCGTCGAGCTCGGTTTACGGCATCAACGCGCGAGTGCCATTTTGCGAAGACGATGCCATCAGCCGGCCCATCTCGCCGTATGCCGCGACCAAGATCGCCGGTGAAGCGGCGTGTCACGTCTACAGCCATCTTTATGGAATGCGCGCGGTCTGCCTGCGCTTCTTCACCGTTTATGGCGCGCGCCAGCGACCCGACCTGGCCATCCACAAATTCGCGCGCTTGATCGAAGCGGGCCGCCCCATACCCCTCTATGGCGACGGCACGACGGAGCGCGATTACACTTACATTGACGACATCATTGCCGGCGTCGTCGCGGCGCTCGGCTACGAGGCGAGCGCCTACGAAGTGATTAATCTCGGTGAATCGGCCACGGTCGAGCTGCGGCGGCTGGTCAAGCTGCTCGAACAGGCGATGGGCAAGCGCGCGCTGATCGAGCCGCAGCCGGCACAACCCGGCGACGTTCCCCGCACCTGCGCCAATATCGAAAAAGCCCGCCGCCTGCTCGGCTACAACCCGCAGACGCCGATTGAGACCGGCGTCGAAAAGTTCATCGCCTGGTTCAGAGCCGAGCGCCGCGAGCCATAA
- the asnB gene encoding asparagine synthase (glutamine-hydrolyzing) → MCGICGVAGQADEALLKAMLARIAHRGPDDEGIYLTHTTSGQSVGLGHRRLSIIDLSPAGHEPMRDASGELWLTFNGEIYNFKTIRRELEAAGHRFRSDSDAEVIIYAYREWGRDFLTRLNGMFALAIWDARDQSLLLARDRLGIKPLYYADTPAGFAFASEIKALLAIPGIERRVDLAALDQFMTFLWTPDPRTIFQGIHKLPPAHYLVYQNGRAETFEYWDVDFNEDDTLTESEWVERLREQVKRSAAMQMVSDVPLGAFLSGGLDSSSLVALMTGASQQRLTTYTFGFKPEDLRYDILEDDVKYARVVGRELETDYHEAFLEPQVIDLLPKLVYHLDEPVADPAIITSYLICRAARERLTVLISGMGGDEVFAGYPRHAAVKVAEAYNLIPSFISRPVAAALPGARPGRLTALFRNTKKLARSARLPERERYLGFGTYFTEADKAELYAGPLRDAAHDFDAYREHRRYFDRVAGQDFINQMLYVDLKTFLPCLNLTYTDKTSMASSVEVRVPLLDHELVEMAARIPARLKLKGLTRKYILKRAAEAWLPRGIIYRKKAGFSAPLRAWLARDLRPMVEELLSQANIARRGYFDYPTVRRLIDDNLSGREDNSLKIFQLLTLELWHRAFID, encoded by the coding sequence ATGTGCGGAATCTGCGGCGTTGCCGGTCAAGCCGACGAAGCTTTGCTGAAAGCGATGCTGGCGCGCATCGCCCATCGCGGGCCGGACGACGAAGGCATCTATCTGACACACACGACAAGCGGCCAGTCGGTCGGGCTCGGCCACCGGCGGCTTTCGATCATTGACCTGTCGCCCGCCGGCCACGAGCCCATGCGCGATGCAAGCGGCGAACTCTGGTTGACCTTCAACGGCGAAATCTACAACTTCAAAACCATCCGGCGCGAGCTCGAAGCCGCCGGCCATCGCTTTCGCTCGGACAGCGACGCCGAGGTTATCATTTATGCTTACCGCGAGTGGGGCCGCGATTTTCTGACGCGGCTCAACGGCATGTTTGCCCTGGCGATCTGGGACGCGCGCGACCAGTCGTTGTTGCTGGCGCGCGACCGGCTCGGCATCAAGCCGCTTTATTACGCCGACACGCCTGCCGGCTTCGCCTTCGCTTCCGAGATCAAAGCCCTGCTCGCCATCCCCGGCATTGAACGTCGGGTTGATCTTGCGGCGCTCGACCAGTTCATGACTTTTCTGTGGACGCCCGACCCGCGAACCATCTTTCAGGGCATCCACAAGCTGCCGCCGGCGCATTATCTGGTCTATCAAAACGGCCGCGCCGAAACCTTCGAATATTGGGACGTCGATTTCAACGAAGACGACACGCTCACGGAAAGCGAATGGGTCGAGCGGCTGCGCGAGCAGGTCAAGCGCAGCGCCGCCATGCAGATGGTCAGCGACGTGCCGCTCGGCGCTTTCCTGTCGGGCGGGCTCGATTCGTCGAGCCTTGTCGCGCTAATGACCGGGGCGAGCCAACAACGGCTGACGACCTACACCTTCGGCTTCAAGCCGGAAGACCTGCGCTATGACATTCTCGAAGACGACGTGAAGTACGCCCGCGTCGTCGGGCGCGAGCTTGAAACCGATTATCACGAAGCCTTTCTTGAACCGCAGGTCATTGATCTGCTGCCGAAGCTGGTCTACCACCTGGACGAACCCGTTGCCGACCCGGCCATCATTACGAGTTATTTGATCTGCCGGGCGGCGCGCGAGCGCTTGACGGTGCTGATTTCAGGGATGGGCGGCGACGAAGTCTTCGCCGGCTACCCGCGCCACGCGGCGGTCAAGGTCGCCGAAGCCTACAACCTGATCCCGTCGTTCATCTCGCGCCCGGTGGCCGCCGCTCTGCCCGGCGCGCGCCCAGGCCGTTTGACGGCGCTGTTTCGCAACACCAAGAAGCTGGCCCGCTCGGCCCGCCTTCCCGAACGCGAGCGCTATCTCGGGTTTGGAACTTACTTCACAGAAGCCGACAAGGCCGAGCTGTACGCCGGCCCGTTGCGCGACGCGGCGCATGACTTTGACGCCTACCGCGAGCATCGCCGCTACTTTGATCGCGTCGCCGGCCAGGACTTCATCAACCAGATGCTCTACGTTGACCTGAAGACTTTTCTGCCGTGTCTCAACCTGACCTACACGGACAAGACGAGCATGGCCAGCTCCGTAGAAGTGCGCGTGCCGCTGCTCGATCACGAGCTGGTCGAGATGGCGGCGCGCATCCCCGCGCGCTTGAAGTTGAAAGGGCTGACGCGCAAGTACATCTTGAAGCGGGCGGCGGAAGCGTGGCTGCCGCGCGGGATCATTTATCGCAAGAAGGCGGGATTTAGCGCGCCGCTGCGCGCATGGCTGGCGCGCGACCTGCGCCCGATGGTCGAGGAGCTGTTATCGCAAGCGAACATCGCGCGGCGCGGCTATTTCGATTACCCGACGGTGCGACGCTTGATTGACGACAATCTATCGGGCCGCGAAGATAACAGCTTGAAGATTTTTCAGCTGCTAACTTTGGAGCTATGGCACAGGGCCTTCATCGATTGA